In Thermosinus carboxydivorans Nor1, a genomic segment contains:
- a CDS encoding CAP domain-containing protein, with translation MRSSKLAKIAVLSVTIGSMLVTSLGGAYATAALAATPEVQATEKVDKADKADKVLMGVAALGLLAMLTKGGKDGSKETPAKTSAPPSNGVHTPSANQTQPTQTKPTQSQPTSSASVAAEEQQAVALLNADRAKYGLPALKVNPQLTDLARRYAQDMINRGYFSHYNPEGQSPFDRMRAAGISYRYAGENLAINQNVASAELAFMNSPGHRANILSSNYTEVGIGVRHDANGSVYVVQEFIGK, from the coding sequence ATGCGCAGCAGCAAATTAGCCAAAATCGCCGTTTTAAGCGTTACCATTGGTTCGATGCTTGTCACTTCGCTGGGAGGGGCCTATGCCACTGCCGCTTTGGCCGCTACCCCGGAGGTCCAGGCTACCGAAAAAGTGGACAAGGCTGACAAGGCTGACAAGGTTCTCATGGGTGTCGCCGCTCTCGGGCTGCTTGCCATGCTGACTAAAGGCGGCAAGGACGGCAGCAAGGAAACGCCGGCAAAAACTTCTGCGCCGCCCAGCAATGGGGTACATACCCCGTCGGCTAACCAGACTCAGCCGACCCAAACTAAGCCGACCCAGTCGCAGCCGACCAGTTCGGCATCCGTTGCCGCTGAAGAACAGCAGGCAGTTGCCCTTCTCAACGCCGACCGGGCTAAATATGGTCTGCCGGCCTTGAAAGTCAATCCCCAGCTCACCGACCTTGCCAGACGTTATGCCCAGGACATGATTAACCGCGGCTATTTCTCCCACTACAATCCGGAAGGCCAATCGCCCTTTGACCGCATGCGCGCTGCCGGCATCAGTTATCGCTACGCCGGTGAGAACCTGGCCATTAACCAGAATGTGGCCAGCGCTGAGCTGGCGTTCATGAACAGCCCGGGACACCGCGCCAATATTCTCAGCTCTAACTACACCGAAGTGGGCATCGGCGTGCGTCACGACGCGAACGGGTCTGTCTATGTGGTTCAGGAGTTTATCGGCAAATAA
- a CDS encoding YitT family protein yields MRISWKQYAVVGLGGLISAAGINAFLVPHHFLSGGISGIAMILYFLFGWPIGLMIALLNIPLFIAAYRLLDKEYTIGALYGMIVFASAVDATRFLADLNLVDDTVLAAIYGGVIGGIGSGLIFRANGSGGGLDIIVAILKKYYAFNMGLAGFAINCVIMVVAAALFGLKPAMYTLISMFVSANLTDKVIEGFNRKKTVIIISDQSEAIAGAILQELGRGVTFLQGEGAFTRKDKQVIFVVVTLTQIAKIKFIVERCDPCAFMIVQDAAEVLGRGFTL; encoded by the coding sequence ATGCGCATTTCCTGGAAGCAATACGCCGTCGTCGGCCTGGGCGGACTGATTTCGGCTGCCGGCATTAACGCCTTTTTAGTGCCGCATCATTTCCTCAGCGGCGGTATCAGCGGCATCGCCATGATTTTGTACTTTCTTTTTGGTTGGCCGATTGGCCTCATGATTGCACTCCTCAACATCCCCCTGTTCATCGCCGCCTACCGTCTGCTGGATAAAGAATATACGATCGGCGCTCTCTACGGCATGATCGTCTTTGCCAGCGCCGTAGACGCCACCCGTTTTCTCGCTGACCTTAACCTGGTAGACGATACTGTGTTGGCCGCCATTTATGGCGGCGTCATCGGCGGCATCGGTTCAGGCCTCATCTTCCGGGCAAACGGCAGCGGCGGCGGGCTGGATATTATCGTGGCCATCCTCAAAAAATACTACGCCTTTAATATGGGGCTCGCCGGCTTTGCCATCAACTGCGTCATTATGGTAGTGGCCGCGGCGCTGTTTGGCCTTAAACCGGCCATGTATACCCTCATCTCCATGTTCGTAAGCGCCAATCTAACAGACAAGGTTATTGAAGGGTTCAACCGCAAAAAAACGGTCATTATCATTTCCGACCAAAGCGAGGCAATCGCCGGCGCTATTCTGCAGGAACTGGGCCGGGGAGTAACTTTCCTGCAAGGGGAAGGCGCCTTTACCCGGAAGGATAAGCAGGTTATCTTTGTTGTCGTAACCTTAACGCAAATTGCGAAAATCAAGTTTATTGTCGAGCGGTGCGACCCCTGCGCCTTCATGATCGTGCAAGATGCGGCCGAGGTCCTGGGCCGGGGTTTTACGCTGTAG
- a CDS encoding DUF3794 domain-containing protein, protein MDDKDLRAYTANCTLGEQTGPQTIVVRQVIGEGEKQKVLDIHVRVPERKPAIEQIVDVFVKDVCIDTVDVITDKVIVRGEFEVKAIYIACLPQQPVHAVELKNYRWTADIVVPGARKGMDADADVIVEYVDYDIDEECNDNDHHHHHHHHRHFRNRGTKYTYYKNTDWCDDDDDDCNHHHDDCDDDDDVKCPPGTREFDVSVVLKVTAKVMTDREVVIGGALPPKPKG, encoded by the coding sequence GTGGACGATAAAGACCTTCGGGCTTATACGGCTAATTGTACCTTGGGAGAGCAAACCGGTCCGCAAACAATCGTAGTGCGCCAGGTTATCGGCGAAGGTGAGAAACAGAAAGTTCTTGATATTCATGTGCGCGTCCCGGAAAGAAAACCGGCCATTGAGCAGATCGTGGACGTGTTTGTCAAGGATGTATGTATCGACACTGTCGATGTTATTACTGACAAGGTCATTGTGCGCGGCGAGTTTGAAGTCAAGGCAATCTATATCGCCTGCCTGCCGCAGCAGCCTGTGCATGCGGTAGAACTCAAAAACTACCGGTGGACTGCTGATATTGTCGTTCCGGGCGCCCGTAAAGGCATGGACGCCGATGCCGATGTGATCGTAGAATATGTCGATTACGACATTGATGAAGAATGCAATGATAATGATCACCATCACCATCACCACCATCACCGCCATTTCCGCAACCGCGGAACCAAATACACATATTACAAGAACACCGATTGGTGTGACGATGATGACGATGATTGCAACCATCACCATGATGACTGCGATGACGATGACGACGTAAAATGCCCGCCCGGCACCCGCGAGTTTGACGTGTCGGTTGTCCTCAAGGTA